AATAAAAACACCCCGATAAGGGAAGGCACGAGAAACGCAAATAGCGTGCGCCAGTTTGGCGACGCTGAACCCGTAGATTCTGACATCATATGATTACCCACTAAAAAGAAAAAGAGCATAAGGCTCTTTTTCATGTTACTTCAACTCATTGTTTTTATTTTAATATTTTGATTTATTTAAAATATTATATTTGCAGACCTCGACTGCGAAGCACCTCTAACAGAGATTGCAACAACAGCTCCATAGTCTGTGCATCCAGCACCTGTTCCTCACTGTCCAACCAGGTCAATGCCGTTTGACCATCGTCCGTTGTCGATACTTTGACGATATAATCACCGTCAGCTAACGGCAGTACTGTGGCTTCCTCGCCCCAGATAGAATCCCAGACACTTTGATCCGGTGCTTCGTAACGTATTTTCACCTGATCGATATCTCTGTCTAAGCGAATAACGGTAAAGTTAACTCGCTCCAGGAAATTCGACAAGCGATCCATCACAGCACTCTTTTCGACCAACGTCAGCATGGCAGCATTACCATCCTGATCAAAGCCACCCTGTAAAGACAACAGTCCCTGCTGCTTACGCAGCTCAACGGCCAACAGTCTGTAGCGATAGTCAAATTCTGCGATCACTTCATTCAGCGCACGTACTTCTAACTGCTGTTTCAGTGTGTCGGTCAGCGGCTGTTCATCACTTTGATAGTCTAGCAGTTTGGCAGTCAAAGACGCGGTACGTTGGTGCTCTTTTTGCTCCACTGTGAAGGCGAAACGTTGGCGTGAAACCTCAACGATATCTTCCCACAACCAGCCCTCATCTTTTCTGATCAGTGAGTACCAGTCGGTTTCTATGGTCCCTTCCTGACGGGCATCCTTAACAATGCCGGTATTATGATTAACCAACACGCCATCCAGAGACTCCCAGATGAAAACAGATAAATCTTCGATGCCGTCATTCTTATCAAAATAGACTTTAGCGACTTTGTCTTTGCTTTCAGCCCAGCTCCCCTGTGCCAGGGTCAGCACTTGCTGAGGCGGTCGGTACAGCTTAGCGTCACTGTCTGAGTTGTTGTCATAAACAGCAACCGCCATCTTGTACTTCGGATCCTGATATGGCTGCTCAAGCCCGTCAGGCACGTTAATGCCTTCATTAACGCGGTAGTTTTTGCTGTGATGTGCATCATTTGGAAATACACTACATCCCGTTAAACCAAGTAAAACACCTAAAGCCAGTGCTTTTGGAACCCAATACTGCACGAATAAAACTCCTTAGCAAACCCTGTTATATTTATTTACGGTAAACGAATATCGTCATTATATGAGTGGGGATTGCCGATTTGGTTCACTGCCGGAACAACTTTTTATCTGCGTCCGGCGAGCCTAAACAACTTGCAAAATTTGCCCTATGTTACTTGCCTCGCCCTGTAAACACAAGATGTGAGCCTGCGCGACGCAATATCTGAGCCAGCAAAACCCTCTGCCAGTATCCCAAGTTACTAAGTTATGTTAGTATTTACGGCTATACATCTAAAACTTGCCATCAGGCATTACCCTATTCTCAGCGTATAAGGTGTTCTTAAATGACCACATTTGCCAACCAACAATTGGTTTTGACCGCAATCGGAGAAGATCGCTCGGGGATCGTCAGTGAACTGACTAAGCTGGTCAGTGAATGTAATTGCAACATTATCGACAGCCGCATTGCGATACTCGGTAACGAATTCACTTTCATTATGTTGTTGTCAGGCGACATGGCGGCAATTAGCCGTGTTGAGCATACCTTGCCGACCAAAGGCATGGAGCTGGGCTTACTGACCATGATGAAACGTACCGCCAGCCATCAACAAAACGAGTTCAGTGCTGGTTATACCCTGGAGTACAATGGACTCGATGCGCCTGGTACTTTGAGTAAAGTGACACGCTTTTTTGCAGAGCAAAATATCAGTATTAGTTCATTAAAATCTGATACCTATGAAGAAAATGACGCATTGCATATGCGCTGTGAAATCGAAGTTAACATTCCCATTGAAGTAGATGCCGACGCATTTAAAATACAGTTCGAGCATCTCTCAAACTCACTAAATCTGGATTATATTTTTCGACGCATTCGTTAAGGAGCATCCTATGAATACGCTACAAGCAGGCGCTCAGGCCCCGCAATTTACTTTACAAAATCAAGATGGTGAAAGCATTTCACTCAGCACACTGCTGGGATCAAACCAGGTGTT
The Pseudoalteromonas viridis DNA segment above includes these coding regions:
- a CDS encoding glycine cleavage system protein R, encoding MTTFANQQLVLTAIGEDRSGIVSELTKLVSECNCNIIDSRIAILGNEFTFIMLLSGDMAAISRVEHTLPTKGMELGLLTMMKRTASHQQNEFSAGYTLEYNGLDAPGTLSKVTRFFAEQNISISSLKSDTYEENDALHMRCEIEVNIPIEVDADAFKIQFEHLSNSLNLDYIFRRIR
- the bamC gene encoding outer membrane protein assembly factor BamC, with product MQYWVPKALALGVLLGLTGCSVFPNDAHHSKNYRVNEGINVPDGLEQPYQDPKYKMAVAVYDNNSDSDAKLYRPPQQVLTLAQGSWAESKDKVAKVYFDKNDGIEDLSVFIWESLDGVLVNHNTGIVKDARQEGTIETDWYSLIRKDEGWLWEDIVEVSRQRFAFTVEQKEHQRTASLTAKLLDYQSDEQPLTDTLKQQLEVRALNEVIAEFDYRYRLLAVELRKQQGLLSLQGGFDQDGNAAMLTLVEKSAVMDRLSNFLERVNFTVIRLDRDIDQVKIRYEAPDQSVWDSIWGEEATVLPLADGDYIVKVSTTDDGQTALTWLDSEEQVLDAQTMELLLQSLLEVLRSRGLQI